One window of Thermocoleostomius sinensis A174 genomic DNA carries:
- a CDS encoding GH116 family glycosyl hydrolase, with protein sequence MTHLPFLPTISSCSWSRSIGLGWDNPYTVRYASNIDDGPWHGMPLGGLGAGCIGRSSRGDFNLWHVDGGEHVFQVFPACQFSVFEQVEDAPPQAYALCTEAPNHDTLAAWQWYPVQGKRERRVGNREAEPDSGKYYALYPRSWFVYRNVFQAYLECEQFSPIWAENYQESSYPVAVFEWSAHNPGNRPITLSIMLSWQNMAGWFTNTLKTPEVTVRDDGSPVYAYQPQIGKSQGNFNQWLTSGDCAGCIMGQSDRQTLEEGDGTWAIATCFDAEVFYQARWNPIGDGRDLWSSFAQDGSLPNVADESPAARGEQIGAAVAVRFTLAPGETKQIPFVVVWDLPITEFAEGVVYYRRYTDFFGRSGQNAWAIAQTALKSYKQWQQSIQQWQQPILDRSDLPDWFKMALFNELYDLTSGGTLWSAATEHDPIGQFAVLECLDYRWYESLDVRLYGSFALLMLFPNLDKSILRAFARAIPKEDDRLRTIGYYYTIGQPSPEALRKAKNATPHDLGAPNEHVWEKTNYTSYQDCNLWKDLGSDFVLQVYRDFVLTGSRDMPFLEECWEAIVAALEYLKTFDFDNDGIPENSGAPDQTFDDWRLQGVSAYCGGLWIAALEAAIAIGQTLERMTTNSGGVNKKPIPTPQSLIPQWQNWLEQARSEYQEKLWNGQYYRLDSGSGSDIVMTDQLCGQFYARLLNLPDIVPIDCVRSALQSIYDSCFINFNQWIQDQRDNCLTPTPLPFSPIGAANGVRPDGSPVNPKDTHPLEVWTGINFGLAAFMVQMGMQQEAFEITEAVVRQIYEHGLQFRTPEAITATHTFRACHYLRAMAIWAIYGVLVEFKALKSEK encoded by the coding sequence ATGACTCATTTGCCCTTCTTACCCACTATTTCGTCCTGTAGCTGGAGCCGCTCCATTGGTCTAGGGTGGGACAATCCTTACACAGTTCGCTACGCCAGCAACATTGATGATGGACCATGGCATGGAATGCCTTTGGGTGGGTTGGGTGCAGGATGCATCGGACGATCGTCCCGCGGTGATTTTAACCTCTGGCATGTCGATGGCGGTGAGCATGTGTTTCAGGTTTTTCCAGCGTGCCAATTTAGTGTATTTGAGCAGGTAGAGGATGCCCCCCCTCAAGCCTATGCCCTTTGCACGGAAGCGCCGAATCATGACACGTTGGCAGCTTGGCAGTGGTATCCGGTGCAGGGGAAGAGGGAACGGAGAGTAGGAAACAGGGAAGCAGAACCAGATTCGGGGAAGTATTATGCACTGTATCCGCGCAGTTGGTTCGTTTATCGAAATGTGTTTCAAGCGTATCTAGAATGTGAGCAGTTTTCCCCAATTTGGGCTGAAAACTATCAAGAATCTAGCTATCCTGTGGCAGTGTTTGAGTGGTCGGCTCATAATCCGGGCAATCGACCCATTACGCTTAGCATCATGCTTTCTTGGCAAAACATGGCGGGTTGGTTCACGAATACGTTGAAGACGCCAGAGGTTACAGTTCGCGATGATGGCAGTCCTGTTTATGCCTATCAACCCCAAATTGGCAAAAGCCAGGGAAATTTTAACCAGTGGTTAACGTCAGGTGACTGTGCTGGATGCATCATGGGACAGAGCGATCGGCAAACGTTGGAAGAAGGGGACGGCACTTGGGCGATTGCCACTTGTTTTGATGCAGAAGTGTTTTATCAAGCGCGTTGGAATCCGATCGGGGATGGGAGGGATTTGTGGAGCAGTTTTGCCCAGGATGGATCGCTGCCCAATGTTGCTGATGAATCGCCAGCGGCAAGAGGAGAGCAGATTGGAGCGGCAGTTGCGGTGCGGTTTACGTTGGCTCCGGGTGAGACCAAACAAATTCCGTTTGTGGTGGTGTGGGATTTGCCCATTACTGAGTTTGCAGAAGGTGTTGTCTACTACCGTCGCTACACAGACTTCTTTGGACGCAGCGGTCAGAACGCTTGGGCGATCGCCCAGACTGCTCTGAAATCCTATAAACAGTGGCAGCAGTCGATTCAACAATGGCAACAGCCGATTTTGGATCGATCGGATTTACCCGACTGGTTCAAAATGGCGCTATTCAATGAGCTATATGATTTGACCAGCGGCGGAACCCTGTGGAGTGCCGCCACTGAGCATGACCCGATCGGACAATTTGCTGTGCTGGAATGTTTAGATTACCGCTGGTATGAAAGCCTAGACGTGCGGTTGTATGGGTCATTTGCGCTACTGATGTTGTTCCCCAACTTAGACAAGTCCATTCTTCGTGCCTTTGCCAGGGCGATTCCGAAAGAGGACGATCGCCTCCGCACCATTGGCTACTACTACACGATCGGACAGCCTAGCCCAGAAGCCTTGCGCAAAGCCAAAAACGCCACTCCGCATGATTTGGGCGCACCTAACGAACACGTTTGGGAGAAGACGAACTACACCAGCTATCAAGACTGCAATTTGTGGAAAGATCTAGGTTCTGATTTCGTCTTGCAGGTCTACCGGGATTTTGTTCTCACGGGCAGCCGTGATATGCCATTCCTAGAGGAGTGCTGGGAGGCGATCGTCGCGGCACTTGAATATCTCAAAACCTTTGATTTCGATAACGATGGCATCCCTGAAAATTCAGGCGCACCCGATCAAACCTTCGACGATTGGCGCTTGCAAGGGGTCAGCGCTTACTGTGGTGGATTGTGGATAGCTGCACTAGAAGCCGCGATCGCCATTGGTCAAACCTTGGAAAGGATGACAACTAACAGCGGAGGGGTGAACAAAAAGCCAATCCCCACCCCCCAATCCCTCATTCCTCAATGGCAAAACTGGCTAGAGCAAGCCCGATCAGAGTATCAGGAAAAATTGTGGAACGGTCAGTACTATCGCCTCGACAGCGGCAGTGGGTCTGATATAGTCATGACCGATCAGCTTTGCGGTCAGTTCTATGCGCGATTACTGAACTTACCCGATATTGTGCCGATCGACTGTGTCCGGTCTGCTCTACAGTCGATTTACGACTCGTGCTTTATCAACTTCAACCAGTGGATTCAAGATCAGAGGGACAATTGTCTAACCCCCACCCCCCTTCCCTTCTCCCCTATTGGTGCAGCCAACGGTGTGCGTCCAGACGGTTCTCCGGTTAATCCAAAGGACACCCATCCCTTGGAAGTATGGACAGGCATTAACTTTGGGCTAGCAGCCTTTATGGTGCAAATGGGCATGCAGCAGGAAGCCTTTGAGATTACAGAAGCCGTTGTGCGACAGATTTATGAGCACGGATTGCAATTCCGCACGCCAGAAGCAATCACGGCTACTCACACCTTCCGCGCCTGTCACTATCTGCGAGCTATGGCAATTTGGGCAATTTATGGTGTATTGGTTGAGTTTAAGGCACTAAAAAGTGAGAAGTGA
- a CDS encoding LmeA family phospholipid-binding protein has translation MNHDPDLGEQLLDKAAELALTSQLDEVEEIEVDIRTNPLQLVQGQVDSVKIQGQGLVIQQELRAESVDIQTDAVFINPLKAVTGDIELNKTACARTQVILTEADLNRALQSDYLRNKLNQLEVEVDGEIVPIDIQHVSLQLLSDNRIDLNAIISTDHAEGSEFHAMIKPILKDNGQRIEIEILSAEGQGLSLTLLTVLFQNLIELLDLRNFELGGISLKLKELETDEGRLLIRADTTIAKLPPM, from the coding sequence AGATTTGGGAGAACAGTTGCTTGACAAGGCAGCAGAGCTAGCACTTACTAGCCAACTTGATGAAGTAGAAGAAATTGAGGTTGATATCCGCACAAATCCATTGCAACTTGTTCAAGGGCAGGTTGATTCAGTCAAAATTCAAGGACAAGGACTGGTCATTCAACAGGAGTTGCGGGCTGAGTCAGTAGATATTCAGACAGATGCAGTATTTATTAACCCACTGAAGGCGGTGACAGGGGATATTGAACTAAACAAAACCGCTTGTGCTCGAACTCAAGTGATCTTAACAGAAGCCGACTTGAACCGTGCATTACAATCTGACTATCTCCGGAATAAGCTCAACCAATTAGAAGTGGAAGTGGATGGCGAAATCGTACCGATCGATATTCAACACGTTAGTCTTCAACTATTGAGCGACAATCGAATTGACCTTAACGCAATTATCAGCACCGATCATGCCGAGGGAAGTGAATTTCATGCCATGATCAAACCAATTCTGAAAGACAATGGACAGCGCATAGAAATTGAGATTCTCTCGGCAGAAGGGCAGGGACTGTCTCTTACTTTGTTAACAGTGTTATTTCAGAACCTGATTGAGCTACTAGATCTACGTAATTTTGAACTTGGCGGGATATCCCTAAAACTGAAGGAGTTGGAGACCGATGAAGGAAGATTGTTGATCCGAGCAGATACAACGATCGCGAAACTTCCTCCAATGTAA
- a CDS encoding alpha/beta hydrolase, which translates to MTTSSASDPPTDTANPIAAEPCFRSRSWFKRKIFHRSWQVALGCLAALTTAIPSPAAERVSVSYGPLELSLSVKDLETYAETGRMSNGLAFYARFVDDENLEQLRDLLRQQLDLDAVAISQILYSSFGETSLQQLGELIQTDARQNGFYALRSALILAANDPEGLTPLNIIKHFPTPTVRIQSVRAIQVANEFTQLLHQTDRIRAVMSEQAAADIATDVSVDFARGLNLQEFGTIDWQQETLQLHDRLRNRSIAVDLYTPNLSEAAPVLVISHGIAADRQDFSELAQHLASHGFAVAVLDHPGSDRQHFQNLLRGLTQEIAEPNEFVNRPLDVSYLLDELEQLNQPGAPLHNRLNLQKVGVIGHSLGGYTALALAGAQLNFDLLRRECQSSFIDLNIANLSMPLQCEALRTTLEAQPLQDNRVRAIVAVNSVSHNVFGQEGLRSVQVPVMLIGGSRDVISPVLLEQVCPFTWLTGTDKYLAVIEKGTHVYNYQNTSQNQLFPGEPTNPNPALAHRYLQALSLAFSKVHVAAQPEYRDYLRASYAQSISESPLPLTLLNALNTAPLTRSLVGACPGTSENR; encoded by the coding sequence ATGACAACTTCTTCCGCTTCAGATCCTCCTACCGATACGGCAAACCCAATAGCGGCTGAACCGTGTTTCCGTTCGCGTTCCTGGTTCAAACGCAAAATTTTTCATCGCTCGTGGCAAGTAGCGTTAGGTTGCCTGGCAGCCCTTACCACCGCCATTCCTAGCCCCGCAGCCGAACGGGTATCTGTCTCCTACGGGCCGCTAGAGCTTTCGCTTTCTGTAAAAGACCTGGAAACCTATGCAGAAACAGGCAGGATGAGTAATGGGTTAGCCTTTTATGCCCGATTCGTGGATGATGAAAACCTAGAGCAGTTGCGCGATCTGTTGCGCCAGCAACTGGACTTAGATGCGGTGGCCATCTCACAGATTCTCTATTCATCGTTTGGAGAAACCTCGCTGCAACAGTTGGGCGAACTGATTCAAACTGATGCGCGCCAAAATGGATTTTATGCCCTGCGATCGGCGTTAATTTTGGCTGCCAATGACCCTGAAGGCTTAACACCCTTAAACATCATCAAACACTTTCCCACACCCACAGTACGAATTCAGTCCGTCCGCGCTATTCAAGTTGCCAATGAATTTACACAATTGCTGCATCAAACCGATCGCATCAGAGCCGTGATGAGTGAACAGGCGGCTGCGGATATAGCAACAGACGTTTCGGTTGATTTTGCCCGAGGGTTAAATTTACAGGAGTTTGGCACCATCGACTGGCAACAGGAAACCTTACAGCTACACGATCGTCTGCGCAATCGCTCCATTGCAGTTGATCTCTATACGCCAAATCTTTCCGAAGCGGCACCAGTGCTAGTGATTTCCCATGGCATTGCAGCCGATCGCCAAGATTTTTCGGAACTGGCACAACATTTAGCCTCGCATGGTTTTGCAGTGGCTGTGTTAGATCATCCCGGCAGCGATCGACAACACTTTCAAAACCTGCTGCGGGGACTAACCCAAGAAATTGCTGAACCTAACGAGTTTGTTAATCGTCCATTGGATGTGAGCTATTTGCTAGATGAGCTAGAGCAACTCAATCAACCAGGTGCACCGCTGCACAATCGCCTCAATTTGCAGAAAGTGGGCGTGATTGGACACTCATTAGGCGGCTATACGGCTCTAGCTTTGGCTGGTGCTCAACTAAATTTCGACTTGCTGCGGCGCGAATGCCAATCCAGCTTCATTGATCTGAATATTGCGAACTTGTCGATGCCGCTTCAGTGTGAAGCACTGCGAACCACACTCGAGGCTCAACCGCTACAAGACAATCGGGTGCGGGCAATCGTCGCCGTGAATTCAGTCAGCCATAACGTCTTTGGACAAGAAGGACTGCGATCGGTTCAAGTTCCGGTCATGTTAATTGGTGGTAGTCGGGATGTAATTTCGCCTGTGCTGCTCGAGCAAGTGTGTCCGTTTACGTGGCTCACCGGGACAGATAAATACCTAGCGGTGATTGAAAAAGGAACCCATGTTTATAATTACCAAAATACTAGTCAAAACCAATTGTTTCCTGGTGAACCCACTAACCCCAATCCTGCTCTGGCTCACCGCTATTTGCAAGCCCTCAGCCTCGCATTCTCCAAGGTTCACGTTGCTGCACAGCCCGAATATCGCGACTATCTCAGAGCATCTTATGCGCAGTCAATTAGTGAATCCCCCCTACCTCTGACGCTGCTGAATGCGTTGAATACCGCTCCCTTGACGCGATCGTTAGTAGGCGCTTGCCCCGGAACCAGTGAAAATCGTTAA
- a CDS encoding YihY/virulence factor BrkB family protein, which translates to MRLKDGVRLLKDTVTEWTQDQVPLYAAALAYYTVFSLAPLLLIAIAIAGAIFGEEAAQGQIVGQIQGLVGRDGAEAIQTMLQNAQRPGSGGTIASIVGVVTLLFGASGVFGQLQQALNAIWNVKPKPERGWKNFIQSRFLSFAMVLVIGFLLLVSLILSAILAAISNVFGSMMPEFIAVGQGLNFFISFAVITLLFASIYKFLPDVQVPWKNLWIGAAATALLFNIGRYLIGLYLGNSGIGSTYGAAGSFVVLLVWVFYSAQIILFGAEFTQVYSRYRGTPIRPSEHAVPVSKE; encoded by the coding sequence ATGAGATTGAAAGACGGCGTTCGTCTTTTAAAGGACACTGTCACTGAATGGACACAAGATCAAGTCCCTCTATATGCGGCCGCGCTTGCTTATTACACCGTATTTTCATTAGCTCCATTGTTGTTAATTGCCATTGCTATTGCGGGGGCTATATTTGGTGAAGAAGCCGCGCAAGGTCAAATTGTCGGGCAGATCCAAGGTCTAGTAGGACGTGACGGGGCAGAGGCAATTCAAACCATGTTGCAAAATGCTCAACGCCCTGGTTCAGGCGGGACGATCGCTTCAATTGTGGGAGTCGTAACGCTTTTGTTCGGCGCATCAGGCGTATTTGGTCAACTGCAACAAGCCTTGAATGCCATTTGGAATGTTAAACCAAAGCCAGAACGCGGCTGGAAAAACTTTATTCAGTCTCGATTTCTATCATTTGCTATGGTGCTTGTAATTGGATTTCTGCTATTAGTTTCTCTGATCCTTTCCGCTATCCTCGCCGCAATCAGTAATGTTTTTGGCAGCATGATGCCAGAGTTTATAGCGGTTGGTCAAGGATTGAATTTCTTTATCTCTTTTGCAGTAATCACGCTGCTCTTTGCATCAATTTATAAGTTTTTGCCAGATGTACAAGTCCCTTGGAAAAACTTGTGGATCGGAGCCGCTGCAACGGCACTTCTATTTAATATTGGTCGATATCTCATTGGTCTCTATTTAGGTAATAGTGGGATTGGTTCTACCTATGGTGCAGCAGGTTCCTTCGTGGTACTTTTAGTGTGGGTATTTTATTCGGCTCAAATTATTTTGTTTGGTGCAGAATTTACCCAGGTTTATTCTCGCTATCGAGGTACTCCGATTCGCCCATCTGAGCACGCTGTTCCGGTTTCAAAAGAATGA
- the ruvA gene encoding Holliday junction branch migration protein RuvA: MISYLKGTVAGIQKVSSSRVILTLEVNQVGYDLQITSRLMQHLLAIDEAVQVFTHLQIREDQMILFGFGSTAERDLFRQLISVSGIGPQVAMALLDGLSLPDLVQAIVSSNTRVLTQAPGVGAKTAERLALELKTKLAEWRNQSGLATLPDAGPTANVREDVEMTLLALGYTGNEITQALQAVGQKTALAKNSNAEDWIREAIAWLSQ, encoded by the coding sequence ATGATTAGTTACCTTAAGGGAACCGTTGCTGGGATTCAAAAAGTAAGCAGTAGTCGCGTCATCCTCACCTTAGAAGTGAATCAGGTTGGATACGATTTGCAGATTACGTCTCGCTTAATGCAGCATTTGTTGGCGATCGACGAAGCTGTACAAGTATTTACACATCTACAAATTCGCGAAGATCAGATGATCCTGTTTGGGTTTGGTTCAACCGCTGAACGAGACTTATTCCGCCAACTCATTAGTGTCAGTGGTATTGGACCCCAAGTTGCGATGGCCTTACTGGATGGATTAAGTTTACCCGACCTCGTGCAGGCAATCGTTTCTAGCAACACGCGAGTCTTAACCCAAGCACCTGGGGTGGGCGCAAAAACTGCCGAGCGTTTGGCTTTAGAACTCAAAACCAAATTAGCTGAATGGCGCAACCAATCGGGCCTGGCAACTTTGCCTGATGCGGGACCAACGGCCAATGTTCGAGAAGATGTAGAAATGACTTTACTAGCGCTGGGATATACTGGCAATGAAATTACGCAAGCGTTGCAAGCTGTTGGACAAAAAACTGCACTGGCTAAAAACTCCAATGCAGAAGATTGGATTCGAGAAGCGATCGCTTGGCTTAGCCAATGA